A genomic window from Salvia splendens isolate huo1 chromosome 11, SspV2, whole genome shotgun sequence includes:
- the LOC121756300 gene encoding probable clathrin assembly protein At4g32285 has product MAPSTIRKAIGAVKDQTSIGIAKVASNMAPELEVAIVKATSHDDDPALEKYIREILQLTSFSRGYVSACVVAVSKRLGKTRDWIVALKCLILIHRLLNEGDAVFQQEIMYATRRGTRLLNMSDFRDEAHSSSWDHSAFVRTYALYLDQRLEMMIYERKQSGNGGEMETSGARDDRYNYRSPPESNRGGYEYSHEYREEPYGMRRSRSSGDVRESTQERKDATPLRDMAPERIFGKMGHLQRLLDRFLSCRPTGLAKNERMILVALYTIVKESFKLYADICEVLAVLLDRFFDMEYQDCVKAFDAYASSAKQIDELVGFYNWCKDIGVSRSSDYPEVQKITGKLLETLEEFVRDRAKAMKSPERKVEALPAPPVEEEPVQDMNEIKALPPPEDYTPPPQPEPLPPKPAVQETGDLLDLRDEGVSADDQGNKFALALFAGPVANNGNGSWEAFHSNGESEMTSAWQNPAAETGKADWELALVETASHLSKQKAAMGGGLDPLLLNGMYDQGMVRQHVSTAHLSGGSASSVALPGPGASKTPVLALPAPDGTVQAVGLDPFAASLSIAPPSYVQMADMEKKQQLLVQEQMVWQQYHRDGMQGQASLNKIGAGGYYAPGIQPPMPYGMPPVNGVGVPPAGGYYYAPY; this is encoded by the coding sequence ATGGCGCCGAGCACAATACGAAAAGCGATCGGGGCGGTGAAGGATCAGACGAGCATCGGGATCGCTAAGGTCGCGAGCAACATGGCGCCGGAGCTGGAAGTAGCCATAGTCAAAGCTACCAGCCACGATGATGATCCGGCTTTAGAGAAGTACATAAGGGAAATTCTCCAATTGACCTCCTTTTCGCGTGGGTATGTTAGCGCCTGTGTTGTTGCCGTGTCTAAAAGATTGGGGAAAACGCGTGATTGGATTGTGGCTCTCAAGTGTTTGATACTTATTCATCGATTGCTCAATGAAGGGGATGCTGTCTTCCAGCAGGAAATCATGTATGCTACTAGAAGGGGGACTAGGCTGTTGAATATGTCTGATTTCCGCGACGAGGCGCACTCGAGCTCTTGGGATCATTCGGCTTTTGTGAGGACCTATGCGCTCTACCTGGATCAGAGGCTGGAGATGATGATTTATGAGCGGAAGCAGAGCGGGAATGGAGGTGAGATGGAGACATCTGGGGCCAGAGATGATAGATATAATTATCGATCGCCACCAGAATCAAACAGGGGTGGATACGAGTATAGCCATGAGTATCGGGAGGAGCCGTATGGAATGCGCAGATCAAGGTCGTCTGGTGATGTGAGGGAATCGACGCAGGAGAGGAAAGATGCTACTCCTCTCAGGGATATGGCGCCTGAGAGGATCTTTGGGAAGATGGGTCATTTGCAGAGGCTGTTGGATCGGTTTTTGTCTTGCCGGCCAACAGGTTTGGCAAAGAATGAGAGGATGATTCTGGTTGCACTGTATACAATTGTTAAGGAGAGCTTCAAGTTGTATGCTGATATCTGTGAGGTTTTGGCTGTGCTGTTGGACAGGTTCTTTGATATGGAGTATCAGGATTGTGTGAAGGCGTTTGATGCTTATGCGAGCTCAGCAAAGCAGATAGACGAGCTGGTCGGATTTTATAACTGGTGCAAGGACATTGGCGTGTCAAGATCTTCTGATTATCCAGAAGTTCAGAAAATTACTGGCAAATTGTTGGAGACATTGGAGGAATTTGTGAGGGATAGGGCTAAAGCAATGAAGAGTCCAGAGAGGAAGGTCGAGGCGTTGCCAGCACCTCCAGTGGAGGAAGAGCCGGTGCAAGATATGAATGAGATTAAGGCGCTGCCGCCTCCTGAGGACTATACTCCCCCACCACAACCTGAGCCTCTGCCTCCTAAGCCTGCCGTTCAAGAGACTGGCGATCTGCTGGATCTAAGGGACGAGGGAGTGAGTGCTGATGATCAAGGGAATAAATTTGCTCTGGCATTGTTTGCTGGACCAGTGGCCAACAATGGGAATGGCTCGTGGGAAGCATTCCATTCGAATGGGGAGTCGGAGATGACTTCTGCTTGGCAAAATCCAGCTGCAGAGACAGGCAAGGCCGATTGGGAACTGGCTCTTGTTGAAACTGCTAGTCATTTGTCTAagcaaaaggcagcaatggGTGGCGGACTTGATCCGTTGCTGTTGAATGGCATGTATGATCAGGGAATGGTTAGGCAGCATGTGAGCACTGCTCACTTGAGTGGTGGAAGTGCCAGCAGCGTTGCATTGCCGGGTCCTGGAGCGAGTAAAACTCCAGTCTTGGCACTCCCTGCACCGGATGGAACAGTCCAGGCCGTTGGACTGGATCCATTTGCCGCGTCCTTGAGCATCGCTCCTCCTTCGTACGTGCAGATGGCCGACATGGAGAAGAAGCAGCAGTTGCTGGTTCAGGAGCAGATGGTGTGGCAGCAGTATCACAGAGACGGCATGCAAGGCCAGGCTAGTCTGAACAAGATCGGCGCGGGTGGATATTACGCTCCTGGCATACAGCCCCCAATGCCGTACGGAATGCCACCGGTGAACGGAGTCGGAGTGCCACCTGCTGGTGGTTACTACTATGCTCCGTACTGA